The following are encoded together in the Trichocoleus sp. FACHB-46 genome:
- a CDS encoding peroxidase family protein produces MPKTPWHRLILPLSLLRLNKFRETLRQKNLHDTSQLPGKEQLPKPVPDPEGRHLTTRTFDGSFNDLENPEMGMIGTRFGRNVPLEDAYPDKKNLMNPNPRTVSRVLMTRDEFIPATTLNILAAAWIQFQNHDWFVHKHHPNKRLEIPLEGSDPWPQEHRPMTVAQTDLDSSRPEGDTSGPPTFISDSTHWWDGSQIYGYDLDSADKLRSHVDGKLTINDDGLLPLDPEKGVDRTGSNDNWWVGLSLLHTLFVREHNTLCDELRRQYPDWSDHQLYDHARLINAALMAKIHTVEWTPGILAHPALEIGMNANWYGMLGQHVKRLFGRIGDGEILSGIIGSSIDHHTAPYYLTEEFVSVYRLHPLIPDEFEFYELKTGKLLMKKDFFEASGKRTRSIVEAVPMTDLFYSLGIAHPGAITLHNYPRFLQQLVRDNGEVFDLAAVDILRDRERGVPRYNRFRELIGRGRVHSFEEITSNPQWAKEMREVYNNDIDSVDLMVGMFAEDLPEGFGFSDTAFRVFILMASRRLKSDRFFTKDYRAEVYTQLGLDWIDNNTMLTVLRRHFPELSLAHTGLNNAFAPWNHFCRRDGN; encoded by the coding sequence CAAACCCGTCCCAGACCCTGAAGGACGGCATCTCACTACCCGTACATTTGATGGCAGCTTTAACGACCTTGAGAACCCAGAGATGGGAATGATTGGTACCCGTTTTGGGCGCAACGTACCGCTGGAGGATGCCTACCCTGATAAAAAGAATTTGATGAATCCAAACCCGCGTACCGTTAGCCGGGTATTGATGACGCGGGATGAGTTTATACCTGCAACGACACTGAATATTCTAGCGGCTGCATGGATCCAGTTTCAAAACCATGATTGGTTTGTACACAAACACCACCCTAACAAGAGGTTGGAGATTCCCCTAGAAGGCAGTGATCCTTGGCCCCAAGAACACCGTCCTATGACTGTCGCTCAAACCGATCTAGACTCCTCTCGTCCTGAAGGAGATACATCTGGCCCGCCAACTTTTATAAGTGACTCGACTCATTGGTGGGATGGCTCACAAATTTATGGCTATGACTTAGATTCTGCGGATAAACTGCGCTCCCATGTGGATGGTAAGCTAACCATTAATGACGACGGATTGCTTCCCCTAGATCCAGAAAAAGGAGTTGACCGAACAGGCTCCAATGACAACTGGTGGGTTGGGCTGAGCCTACTGCATACTCTCTTTGTTCGGGAGCACAATACTCTCTGCGATGAACTGAGAAGGCAGTATCCTGATTGGAGTGATCATCAGCTCTACGACCATGCAAGGTTGATCAATGCTGCCTTGATGGCAAAGATTCATACGGTTGAATGGACGCCAGGTATCCTTGCACATCCTGCCCTTGAAATTGGCATGAATGCCAACTGGTATGGGATGCTTGGACAACATGTGAAACGACTATTTGGTCGAATTGGAGATGGTGAAATATTAAGCGGGATTATTGGGTCGTCAATCGATCACCATACAGCTCCCTACTATTTGACTGAAGAGTTTGTATCTGTTTATCGATTACACCCGCTAATTCCAGATGAGTTTGAGTTCTATGAACTTAAAACTGGAAAACTGCTGATGAAGAAAGATTTCTTTGAAGCATCTGGCAAACGAACTCGTTCGATTGTTGAAGCTGTTCCAATGACAGATTTATTCTACTCCTTAGGAATTGCTCATCCGGGTGCAATTACATTGCACAATTACCCGCGCTTCTTGCAGCAGCTTGTTCGAGATAACGGAGAAGTGTTTGATCTCGCAGCAGTTGATATTCTGCGCGATCGCGAACGGGGCGTTCCTCGCTACAACCGTTTCCGAGAGTTGATCGGTCGGGGCCGGGTGCACTCCTTTGAGGAGATTACCAGCAACCCACAATGGGCGAAGGAGATGCGTGAAGTCTATAACAACGATATCGACAGCGTTGATCTAATGGTGGGGATGTTTGCAGAGGATTTACCAGAGGGATTTGGCTTTAGCGATACAGCCTTCCGAGTCTTCATCTTGATGGCGTCACGGCGTTTAAAGAGCGATCGCTTCTTCACCAAGGATTATCGGGCGGAGGTGTATACCCAACTGGGCTTGGATTGGATTGATAACAACACCATGTTGACGGTTTTGCGTCGTCACTTCCCTGAACTGTCTCTAGCACATACGGGTTTGAACAACGCTTTCGCTCCCTGGAACCACTTCTGCCGTAGGGATGGGAATTAA
- a CDS encoding NADH:flavin oxidoreductase yields MTQALLQPLQFHNLTVKNRIFRSNISGRFDNYDGSGNQARINWEEKFARGGVGAIITSFVPVTIRGRIIPNYATIDNDERIPFWREVGKKVHEYDCKLIMQLSHSGRQQDISGIENLDKKALSSTNQTESFHGLLCQSMTKSEIKDTIAAFVAGARRAREAGLDGVELHSANGYLFTQFLSSGINDRQDEYGGCLENRARFLLEVIQAIRQEVGNDFHLQAKISAVEYNNAVIPWEKPGNTLEESIQVCQWVEAAGADAIHVSTGSIFPHPLNPVGDFPLEDARRWYDLMLSSGIYTFRNYLLFRYRLLHPIFSFLWNRLKPKQRQHPITEEPIKEADLDPSFREFVSTQDMQELLHKYQGISLSHAAEIKKNVSIPVICTGGFQQASYINRAIQEGLCDAVSIARPLVANNDLVKQFEEGNDVPAKPCTYCNKCLLNTLENPLGCYDERRYGGDREAMVQDVLSVFQPAPFH; encoded by the coding sequence ATGACTCAAGCTCTGCTTCAACCCCTTCAATTTCACAATCTAACCGTTAAAAATCGTATTTTCCGATCGAATATCTCGGGCCGATTTGACAATTATGATGGTTCTGGAAACCAGGCCCGGATTAATTGGGAAGAGAAATTTGCCCGTGGCGGTGTTGGTGCGATTATCACATCCTTTGTACCCGTAACGATTCGCGGTCGAATTATTCCTAACTATGCCACCATCGACAACGATGAACGCATCCCCTTTTGGCGAGAAGTGGGTAAGAAGGTTCACGAATATGACTGCAAGCTGATTATGCAACTCAGCCATTCAGGGCGACAACAGGATATTTCCGGAATCGAGAATTTGGATAAAAAAGCCCTCAGTTCAACCAATCAGACAGAATCTTTTCATGGGTTGCTCTGTCAATCAATGACCAAGTCAGAAATCAAAGACACCATTGCAGCGTTTGTTGCTGGTGCTCGCCGTGCCCGTGAAGCTGGATTAGACGGCGTGGAGCTGCACAGCGCTAACGGTTATCTATTTACCCAATTTCTCAGTTCGGGAATTAATGACCGCCAAGACGAGTATGGTGGCTGTTTAGAGAATCGTGCTCGCTTTCTCCTAGAGGTGATTCAAGCCATTCGGCAAGAAGTAGGCAATGATTTTCATCTGCAAGCTAAAATCAGCGCCGTGGAATACAATAATGCAGTCATTCCTTGGGAGAAACCTGGAAATACGCTGGAAGAGTCAATCCAGGTCTGTCAATGGGTTGAAGCAGCAGGAGCCGATGCAATTCATGTCTCCACTGGGAGTATCTTTCCCCACCCGTTGAATCCAGTCGGTGATTTTCCTTTGGAGGATGCCCGTCGCTGGTACGATCTCATGTTGTCCAGTGGGATCTATACCTTTCGTAATTACTTGCTGTTCCGCTATCGACTACTGCATCCTATTTTCTCGTTTTTATGGAATCGGCTAAAACCCAAACAGCGACAACATCCGATCACCGAAGAGCCGATCAAAGAAGCTGATCTAGACCCATCTTTCCGGGAATTTGTATCCACTCAGGATATGCAGGAGCTATTGCACAAATATCAGGGCATTAGTCTCAGCCATGCTGCAGAAATTAAAAAGAACGTCAGCATTCCGGTAATTTGCACTGGCGGATTTCAACAGGCTTCGTACATCAATCGAGCTATCCAGGAAGGCTTGTGTGATGCGGTCAGTATTGCGCGTCCCTTAGTCGCAAATAACGATTTGGTGAAGCAATTTGAAGAAGGAAATGATGTTCCCGCCAAACCCTGCACCTATTGCAATAAGTGCTTATTAAATACCTTGGAAAATCCCTTGGGTTGCTATGACGAGCGTCGTTACGGTGGTGATCGCGAAGCAATGGTGCAAGACGTGCTGTCGGTATTCCAACCAGCACCGTTTCACTAA
- a CDS encoding c-type cytochrome — protein MSTQDTPTLPAKGFKKFWVLIVSILFAVAIAVLVPLISNNPVKYSDINDHFKYGSIGSEPARGIPYWIWKVLPQMFPEYLPEYGKGGYASLGFIYEGGKDFPVGFSQRRVFVNRVGLNCAVCHTGTLRENPDSPHQVISAMPANVVNLQGYIKFLSKVAQDSRFVPDEMLPQIEAIGGYLNPIQKLIYRYIAIPMTRDALSIQSDRLSFLNRQPEWGPGRVDTFNPYKTLQFNFPMGKLPEKELIGTADFPSVWNQKPREGLQLHWDGDNTSVDERNLSAGLGAGITPTTVDRAGLKRVADWLWELPPPTYPYEINADLAAKGQPIFENTCASCHTFRGDRVGKVIPIEEIGTDSHRLDSYTNELLANQNTLFAGYPERFKHFSKTNGYANMPLDGIWLRAPYLHNGSVPTLRDMLETPEHRPKAFYRGNDLFDQKNVGFVSNVVQEGDKKYFKFDTLLPGNTNTGHLYGTELSVEDKNALIEYLKKL, from the coding sequence ATGAGCACGCAAGACACGCCAACGCTACCTGCCAAAGGCTTCAAAAAGTTTTGGGTTTTGATTGTTAGCATTTTGTTCGCCGTTGCGATCGCTGTGCTGGTGCCGCTAATTAGCAACAATCCCGTCAAATACTCTGATATTAACGACCATTTTAAGTATGGTTCTATTGGTAGTGAACCAGCACGGGGTATTCCCTATTGGATCTGGAAAGTTCTGCCGCAGATGTTTCCAGAGTACTTACCCGAATACGGTAAAGGCGGTTATGCATCGCTAGGTTTTATCTATGAAGGGGGAAAGGATTTTCCCGTTGGCTTCTCACAACGTCGTGTATTTGTTAATCGCGTTGGGTTGAACTGTGCCGTTTGCCATACCGGAACCTTGCGAGAAAATCCTGACAGCCCCCACCAGGTAATCTCAGCTATGCCGGCAAACGTAGTCAATTTACAGGGTTATATCAAGTTTTTGAGCAAGGTTGCCCAAGATTCTCGATTTGTACCAGATGAGATGTTACCTCAGATTGAAGCGATCGGTGGATATCTCAACCCAATTCAAAAATTAATTTATCGTTACATTGCCATTCCGATGACGCGGGATGCCTTGAGCATTCAGAGCGATCGCTTGTCATTCTTGAATCGCCAGCCCGAATGGGGGCCAGGAAGAGTAGATACCTTCAATCCCTATAAAACGCTTCAGTTCAATTTCCCGATGGGTAAGCTACCAGAGAAAGAACTGATTGGGACAGCTGACTTTCCCTCCGTTTGGAATCAAAAGCCCCGCGAGGGACTCCAGTTGCACTGGGATGGAGACAATACCTCTGTAGACGAGCGCAATCTCAGTGCCGGTCTTGGTGCTGGAATTACCCCAACAACAGTAGATCGTGCCGGGCTAAAACGGGTGGCTGATTGGCTGTGGGAATTACCGCCTCCAACTTATCCTTACGAAATCAATGCCGATTTAGCAGCGAAAGGTCAGCCGATCTTTGAAAATACTTGTGCCAGCTGCCATACTTTTAGGGGCGATCGCGTTGGGAAAGTTATTCCCATTGAAGAAATTGGCACTGACTCTCACCGCCTTGATTCCTACACCAACGAACTCCTCGCCAACCAAAACACCCTATTTGCAGGATATCCAGAAAGATTTAAGCATTTTAGCAAAACTAACGGTTATGCCAACATGCCACTTGATGGCATCTGGTTGAGAGCGCCTTACCTGCATAACGGTTCTGTTCCAACACTGCGAGATATGTTGGAAACGCCAGAGCATCGACCTAAGGCGTTCTATCGTGGCAATGACTTGTTTGATCAGAAGAACGTTGGCTTTGTGTCTAATGTTGTTCAGGAAGGTGATAAAAAATACTTTAAGTTTGACACGCTGCTTCCTGGTAACACTAATACAGGACATTTATATGGAACGGAACTCTCTGTTGAAGACAAGAATGCTTTAATTGAGTACTTAAAAAAGCTCTAG
- a CDS encoding glutathione S-transferase family protein produces MSRIILHQWEISPFCLKVRKILQYKQLVYVTKNYNGLLALRVSKLSKSAKLPMLKYEGDWIQDSSDIAEFLERRHPQPALFPSDPQQQAQALLWEDWADESLYWYEVYFRFMDQRALQLSIPMLCADRPRFEAWIIGSLAPIIYRQQLRAQGIGRLTRDRVETKFFQHLDRIEVVLSQQPWLASHELTIADIAVAAQLEEILRTSALKNRILAYPKLADWLTRINYSNPV; encoded by the coding sequence ATGTCAAGAATTATTCTTCACCAATGGGAGATATCTCCATTTTGTCTCAAGGTACGCAAAATTCTGCAATATAAACAGTTGGTTTATGTCACCAAGAATTATAACGGTTTGTTAGCTTTAAGAGTCTCCAAGTTGTCTAAATCAGCAAAGTTACCTATGTTAAAATACGAAGGAGATTGGATTCAAGACAGTTCAGATATTGCTGAATTTCTTGAACGTCGCCATCCCCAACCCGCACTGTTTCCATCTGATCCACAACAGCAGGCTCAAGCTTTGCTGTGGGAAGATTGGGCCGATGAATCATTGTATTGGTATGAGGTCTATTTTCGCTTTATGGATCAACGAGCATTACAGTTATCCATTCCCATGTTGTGTGCAGACCGTCCTCGATTTGAAGCATGGATTATTGGTAGTTTAGCTCCGATCATTTATCGGCAACAACTTCGGGCGCAGGGGATAGGTCGATTAACCCGCGATCGCGTTGAAACAAAATTCTTTCAGCACTTAGATCGAATTGAAGTAGTATTAAGCCAGCAACCCTGGTTGGCTAGTCACGAATTAACAATCGCAGACATTGCGGTTGCTGCTCAACTTGAAGAAATCCTACGAACAAGCGCACTCAAAAATCGAATTTTGGCTTATCCAAAATTGGCAGATTGGCTGACTCGAATTAACTATAGCAATCCGGTTTGA
- a CDS encoding type 1 glutamine amidotransferase domain-containing protein — protein sequence MKDKKVLIVITSHNTLKDGKETGYWLGEVTHFYYILREAGYEVDFTSPKGSQPPLDQRSYDLRDKDNRQFWEDKHLQSQLNNTIPIEAVNAEDYMSIYYAGGHGAMWDFPSNERLAQIAAQIYEKGGFISAVCHGSAGLLNIKLANGRSLLYGKTVTGFANLEEKLIRLTKAVPYLLEDELKKQGATYKRGIIPFIPHVEVSDRLITGQNPQSAKAVAKALIRALQTPWQIQS from the coding sequence ATGAAAGATAAAAAGGTTCTGATTGTTATCACCAGCCATAACACCTTAAAAGATGGTAAGGAAACAGGCTACTGGCTGGGAGAGGTGACACATTTCTACTATATTCTAAGAGAAGCAGGTTATGAGGTTGACTTTACTAGCCCTAAAGGAAGCCAACCACCGCTTGATCAAAGAAGTTACGATTTACGAGATAAAGATAATCGTCAATTTTGGGAAGACAAACACCTTCAATCTCAACTGAATAACACAATTCCGATTGAAGCCGTTAACGCAGAAGATTACATGTCCATCTACTATGCAGGTGGACATGGGGCAATGTGGGATTTCCCTAGTAATGAAAGACTGGCACAGATAGCAGCCCAAATCTATGAAAAAGGTGGCTTTATCTCAGCCGTATGTCATGGTTCTGCTGGACTGCTTAACATTAAGCTTGCCAATGGACGCTCTTTGCTATATGGGAAAACAGTTACAGGATTTGCCAACCTGGAAGAAAAGTTGATTCGCTTGACCAAAGCTGTTCCCTATCTTTTGGAAGACGAGCTTAAGAAGCAAGGTGCTACCTATAAAAGAGGGATAATTCCCTTCATTCCTCATGTCGAAGTGAGCGATCGACTCATTACAGGTCAAAATCCTCAGTCCGCCAAAGCAGTTGCTAAAGCCTTGATTAGAGCTCTGCAAACGCCGTGGCAGATTCAATCCTAA